In one Candidatus Nomurabacteria bacterium genomic region, the following are encoded:
- a CDS encoding Rrf2 family transcriptional regulator — MSSLFQISEKQHLGALFLTKLASLDEGVYLRISDAAKEMKASESYLEEVAALLKKAELVKAKTGPTGGYQLAKIPAEITTHDMVTALEGEVSLVPCLSHQKGLCGMEAGCKSRSLWHGLQKNIVSSLQSTTLADLIK, encoded by the coding sequence ATGTCATCGCTTTTTCAGATTAGTGAAAAACAGCACCTCGGTGCGTTATTTCTTACAAAACTCGCGTCTTTAGATGAGGGGGTCTATTTGCGTATTAGTGATGCTGCTAAAGAAATGAAGGCTTCTGAGTCGTATCTCGAAGAAGTGGCAGCCCTATTAAAAAAGGCTGAGCTTGTAAAAGCAAAAACTGGTCCTACCGGGGGATATCAGTTGGCAAAAATACCCGCAGAAATCACAACGCACGATATGGTGACAGCGCTCGAAGGCGAAGTTTCTCTCGTGCCTTGTCTTTCTCATCAAAAGGGATTGTGCGGAATGGAAGCAGGCTGCAAGAGTCGTTCGCTCTGGCATGGCTTACAAAAGAACATCGTTTCTTCGCTTCAATCAACGACGCTCGCTGACCTCATCAAATAA
- a CDS encoding aminotransferase class V-fold PLP-dependent enzyme, with product MQKIIYMDHAASTPMSSEVLEVMRPYFTEIYGNPSSFHSVGLQAKSAVDASRTKIAEILHAHADEILFTSGGTESDNMAVLGIPRFYKKKLKELSGEEAIPHVITSAIEHHAVLEPLLLLEKKGEITLTQIKPDEFGQIDPKDIKEALKPETVLISIMMANNEIGTINPIADIGRVVLAWRKEKSTIFPFFHSDACQATGAIELNVEQLHTDLLTINGSKMYGPKGIGALYLRRGTRIDPLTIGGGQERGMRAGTEAVPLIVGFAKALELAQAHRETESARLTVLRDQLAEGLLKIPKTRLNGHPTERLPNSVNVSFLDIEGEACILYLDAKGIMTSTGSACASTSLDPSHVILATGLSYEAAHGSIRFTLGASNTKEDVEYVLSVMPEIVEMLRKISPTNLDMKHFT from the coding sequence ATGCAAAAAATCATTTACATGGATCACGCCGCTTCTACTCCGATGAGCTCGGAGGTACTTGAGGTGATGCGACCATACTTTACGGAAATCTACGGCAATCCATCATCGTTTCACTCCGTTGGGTTACAGGCAAAATCAGCGGTAGATGCATCACGTACAAAAATCGCTGAGATTTTACATGCGCATGCCGATGAAATCTTATTTACCTCTGGTGGTACTGAGTCCGATAATATGGCGGTACTTGGTATTCCGCGTTTTTATAAAAAGAAGTTGAAAGAGTTATCGGGGGAAGAAGCGATTCCGCATGTCATCACTTCTGCTATTGAGCATCATGCTGTTCTTGAGCCATTGCTTTTGCTTGAGAAAAAAGGGGAGATCACGCTTACGCAAATTAAGCCGGATGAGTTTGGTCAAATTGATCCAAAAGACATTAAAGAAGCGCTTAAGCCCGAAACGGTTCTCATTAGTATCATGATGGCGAACAATGAAATCGGTACCATTAATCCGATTGCGGATATTGGTCGTGTTGTTCTTGCTTGGCGCAAAGAGAAGTCTACGATTTTTCCGTTTTTTCACTCAGACGCGTGTCAGGCGACGGGGGCAATTGAGTTAAATGTAGAGCAATTACATACCGATCTTCTCACGATCAATGGTTCAAAGATGTATGGACCAAAAGGTATTGGCGCATTGTACTTGCGTCGCGGAACACGTATTGATCCGCTTACGATTGGCGGAGGACAAGAGCGCGGTATGCGCGCTGGTACAGAAGCTGTGCCACTTATCGTCGGTTTTGCAAAAGCCCTTGAGCTTGCACAAGCCCATCGCGAAACAGAGTCTGCGCGTTTAACGGTGCTTCGTGATCAACTCGCAGAAGGTTTGCTCAAGATTCCAAAAACGCGTCTTAATGGTCATCCTACCGAGCGATTACCGAATAGTGTGAATGTCTCTTTTCTTGATATTGAAGGTGAGGCTTGTATTCTTTATCTCGACGCCAAAGGAATCATGACTTCAACAGGTTCTGCTTGCGCATCGACATCGCTTGATCCATCACATGTCATTCTTGCTACCGGACTTTCGTATGAAGCAGCACATGGTTCTATACGATTTACCTTGGGTGCATCCAACACAAAAGAAGATGTTGAGTATGTACTCAGCGTAATGCCCGAGATTGTAGAAATGCTCCGTAAGATCAGTCCAACCAATTTAGACATGAAACACTTTACCTAA
- a CDS encoding iron-sulfur cluster assembly scaffold protein, with protein MDPIIKPTNEERKGDVVTPAADKGWFYADAVKEHFFRPKNFLEGDEVEYKDAAMGMVGSPACGDAMKVWIRVQKDNEGNERITDFKWKTFGCASAIASTSMMSVMVTENGGMTVEQALKLRPQDIMERLGGLPARKVHCSVLGDKALRSAINDYFRKSDQQERIIVEHGRIIDKVLKVTDHDIEEAVLDGAHTLEQVQAKTKVGTGDASCIPEVEQLIRFYKDKYFG; from the coding sequence ATGGATCCAATCATTAAACCTACAAATGAAGAGCGCAAAGGCGATGTTGTAACACCAGCAGCGGATAAAGGCTGGTTTTACGCGGATGCCGTTAAGGAACATTTCTTTCGTCCAAAGAACTTTTTAGAAGGGGATGAAGTTGAGTACAAGGATGCGGCAATGGGTATGGTGGGATCACCTGCATGTGGTGATGCAATGAAAGTGTGGATTCGTGTCCAAAAAGATAATGAAGGAAACGAACGCATCACAGATTTTAAATGGAAGACGTTTGGCTGCGCCTCGGCGATTGCTTCAACATCGATGATGTCAGTAATGGTCACAGAAAATGGTGGTATGACCGTTGAGCAAGCGCTTAAGCTTCGCCCACAAGATATCATGGAGCGCCTCGGTGGTTTGCCTGCGCGCAAAGTTCATTGTTCTGTATTAGGTGATAAGGCATTGCGTTCTGCTATTAATGATTACTTTCGTAAGTCTGATCAACAAGAGCGCATTATTGTTGAACACGGTCGCATTATCGACAAAGTATTAAAGGTCACCGATCATGATATTGAAGAGGCGGTTCTTGATGGCGCTCACACACTCGAACAAGTCCAAGCCAAGACAAAGGTAGGTACAGGTGACGCTTCTTGTATTCCAGAGGTCGAGCAACTTATTCGCTTTTACAAAGATAAGTACTTCGGTTAA
- a CDS encoding ferredoxin, with protein sequence MEIKKIGKIVVDRDACIGAAPCVTVAPGVFQLDEENIAYVVDPKAADDETIMLAAQACPVQAIILYDEEGNQIFP encoded by the coding sequence ATGGAAATAAAAAAAATTGGTAAAATTGTGGTTGATCGCGACGCATGTATCGGCGCTGCACCATGCGTCACAGTAGCGCCGGGTGTTTTTCAACTTGATGAAGAAAATATTGCTTATGTCGTAGATCCAAAGGCTGCAGATGATGAAACAATTATGCTCGCAGCTCAAGCGTGTCCGGTGCAAGCGATTATTCTTTATGATGAAGAGGGTAATCAAATATTTCCTTAA